In Elusimicrobiota bacterium, one DNA window encodes the following:
- a CDS encoding uroporphyrinogen decarboxylase family protein, whose product MIDFEKHKNEVQELWEKYNRRENERVPIAFATDEQFWLKYAGKTFKEFYTNPKTHLEVQLETKNFVANNIIGDSVPGIPDRWGVSVQLWMEENEFYDAEVVYQENDYAWAKCLPLSKEDLLKHLADLDPEVQVKKNSAYKMYLSLCELAEGKMFLDKPINIAVPGGSTHGIFTKAAELRGLEQMCMDIYDDPEWVEKYLSLFTEKTIARIKAWHKIIRGTELQIPSNSRFHICDDSIQMISQDVYEQFVLPHHLKLYNSFNRSGRGMHLCGRSMQHYKTLHDKLGILCIDGPGVFADHGEYLKEFGGGFSFQAQTDHTVLGLGTAEQIEDMVKQLLRPETKIPGRFNIIGFIHKETRLENIELCYNLVRKYGIIDK is encoded by the coding sequence ATGATAGATTTTGAAAAACACAAAAATGAGGTTCAGGAGTTGTGGGAGAAGTATAACCGCCGTGAAAATGAACGCGTACCCATAGCTTTTGCGACTGATGAACAGTTTTGGTTAAAATATGCCGGAAAAACATTTAAAGAGTTTTATACTAACCCGAAAACACATCTAGAAGTACAATTAGAAACAAAGAATTTTGTAGCGAACAATATTATTGGCGATTCGGTACCCGGTATACCGGACCGTTGGGGTGTTTCAGTACAACTTTGGATGGAAGAAAACGAATTTTATGATGCGGAAGTAGTCTATCAGGAAAACGATTACGCCTGGGCTAAATGTTTACCTTTAAGTAAAGAAGATTTATTGAAACATCTTGCTGACCTTGATCCAGAAGTGCAGGTGAAAAAAAATAGTGCGTACAAAATGTATTTATCATTATGTGAGCTAGCTGAAGGAAAAATGTTTTTAGATAAACCTATTAATATTGCAGTTCCAGGCGGTTCAACACACGGGATTTTTACCAAAGCGGCAGAATTACGCGGATTAGAACAGATGTGTATGGACATTTACGATGATCCGGAATGGGTAGAAAAATATTTGTCTTTATTTACCGAGAAAACAATCGCCCGAATTAAAGCGTGGCATAAAATTATTCGCGGGACGGAATTACAGATACCATCCAACAGCCGGTTTCATATTTGTGATGATAGTATCCAAATGATATCACAGGATGTTTATGAACAGTTTGTCTTACCGCATCATTTGAAATTATATAATTCATTTAACCGTAGCGGCCGGGGAATGCACTTGTGCGGGCGGAGTATGCAGCATTATAAAACATTACATGATAAACTGGGCATACTTTGTATTGACGGCCCGGGTGTGTTTGCTGATCACGGGGAGTATTTAAAAGAATTTGGAGGCGGATTTTCCTTTCAAGCACAGACTGACCATACTGTTTTAGGGTTAGGTACGGCGGAACAAATCGAAGATATGGTAAAGCAACTTTTACGGCCGGAGACGAAAATACCAGGACGTTTTAATATAATAGGATTCATTCATAAAGAAACGCGGTTAGAGAATATTGAACTGTGTTATAATTTAGTCCGTAAATACGGAATAATAGATAAATAA
- the serS gene encoding serine--tRNA ligase, which yields MIDIKLIRENYDMVKQNVLNRGGRYIPTLEQIVELDSTRREVLLKLEALQAEVNKSSAEIPKLKKEKRDAEVKTIVEANQKRKEEVKGFKDTLDKIEADLLLQTQSLPNLCDASIPIGKNETENKEVRQVGTPRAIDFPAKDHTTLGEKLDILDFARAAKLSGSRFVALKGQGARLERALINFMLDVHTQQHGYTEIFPPFLVTEQTMTGTGQLPKFREELYQCGAAEDNAFLIPTAEVPLTNMHRDEVFDDTMLPKYYTAYTACFRREAGSYGKDTRGLIRNHQFNKIELVKLCMPEQSIAELESLTANAGKILELLGLPYRVIELCTGDIGFSSARTYDLEVWMPGEDGGKGKWREISSCSNCTDFQARRINIKYKTKDGKRGFVHTLNGSGVAVGRTFAAILENYQQPDGSIVIPEALRPYCGFDKIG from the coding sequence ATGATTGATATCAAACTTATCCGCGAAAATTATGATATGGTAAAACAAAACGTGCTTAACCGCGGCGGGAGGTATATCCCGACGCTTGAACAGATTGTTGAGCTTGACTCCACCCGCCGGGAAGTGTTGTTGAAACTTGAAGCGTTACAGGCGGAAGTCAACAAAAGTTCTGCGGAAATACCGAAACTAAAAAAAGAAAAGCGGGATGCTGAAGTAAAAACTATTGTTGAAGCGAACCAAAAAAGGAAAGAAGAGGTTAAGGGGTTCAAAGACACGCTTGATAAAATCGAAGCGGACCTTTTGCTCCAAACACAGTCGTTGCCCAACCTCTGCGATGCATCAATCCCTATCGGTAAAAATGAGACTGAGAACAAAGAAGTGCGGCAAGTGGGTACTCCGCGGGCAATTGATTTCCCCGCGAAAGACCATACCACCCTCGGCGAGAAACTTGATATCCTTGACTTTGCACGTGCAGCAAAACTTTCGGGCTCGCGGTTCGTCGCGTTAAAAGGGCAGGGTGCGCGGCTGGAACGCGCGTTGATAAACTTTATGCTTGACGTGCATACTCAACAACATGGATATACCGAAATATTTCCCCCGTTTCTCGTGACGGAACAAACGATGACGGGCACAGGCCAGCTGCCAAAGTTTCGGGAAGAACTTTATCAATGCGGCGCTGCGGAGGACAACGCGTTTCTTATTCCCACAGCCGAAGTGCCGTTGACGAACATGCATCGGGACGAAGTGTTCGACGATACAATGTTACCAAAATATTACACAGCGTACACCGCGTGTTTCCGCCGGGAAGCCGGGTCGTATGGTAAAGACACCCGCGGGCTTATCCGCAACCATCAGTTCAACAAAATTGAACTCGTAAAACTGTGTATGCCGGAACAATCGATAGCAGAACTTGAATCATTAACCGCTAACGCAGGTAAGATCCTGGAACTTCTCGGGCTTCCATATCGTGTGATTGAACTTTGTACCGGCGATATCGGGTTCTCGAGCGCGAGGACGTATGATCTTGAAGTATGGATGCCGGGCGAGGACGGAGGAAAAGGAAAGTGGCGCGAGATATCCTCGTGTTCCAACTGTACCGACTTCCAAGCGCGTAGGATTAATATTAAGTATAAAACAAAAGACGGGAAACGCGGGTTCGTACACACGCTTAACGGCAGCGGGGTTGCAGTGGGGCGGACATTCGCGGCGATACTCGAGAATTATCAACAACCCGACGGAAGCATAGTTATACCTGAAGCGTTACGGCCATATTGCGGTTTTGACAAAATCGGGTAA
- a CDS encoding RtcB family protein codes for MAVPIGIKKLDAYRYEIPKTGGMNVPGLIYTSEKMLSAICKDGALQQVANVAYLPGIIGRSLAMPDIHWGYGFPIGGVAAMDYNTGVISPGGIGYDINCGVRLIRTNLKMEEVKPKLEELLNILFTNIPSGVGSTGKINLSNDDVAQVLNTGAGWAVSQGYGSKSDLEHTEENGSIEYANSEKVSPRAITRGKEQLGTLGAGNHFIELQEVVEVYDEKIANAYGLWLGQAVMMIHTGSRGLGYQVCDDYLKTMGDAVRKYGISIPDRQLACAPVTSPEGKAYFAAMSAAANYAWANRQVITHWIRESFEHTFRIGAGKLGLDVVYDVAHNIGKIEEHTVNGKLKKVVIHRKGATRSFAAGRSEIPTDYRVYGQPVLVPGSMGTASYVLVGTEKAMSETWGSTCHGAGRVMSRTEALKRKRGEDVVNELNAQGIMIKSKSRKTIAEEMPQAYKDVNAVVDVCHESGIARRVARMVPVGVIKG; via the coding sequence ATGGCAGTCCCGATTGGTATAAAAAAACTCGATGCTTACCGGTACGAGATCCCGAAAACCGGCGGGATGAATGTTCCCGGGTTGATTTATACTTCCGAAAAAATGTTATCCGCAATATGTAAAGACGGTGCGTTACAGCAGGTAGCGAATGTCGCATATCTTCCCGGTATAATCGGCCGGTCATTAGCAATGCCTGACATCCACTGGGGTTACGGGTTTCCTATAGGCGGGGTAGCTGCGATGGACTATAATACCGGCGTTATTTCCCCTGGCGGGATCGGGTACGATATCAACTGCGGTGTCCGTCTGATCCGCACAAACCTTAAGATGGAAGAGGTTAAACCAAAACTTGAAGAATTGTTGAATATACTCTTCACCAATATCCCCTCCGGTGTTGGTTCAACTGGAAAAATTAATCTTAGCAACGACGATGTTGCACAGGTATTGAATACCGGCGCTGGCTGGGCAGTATCTCAAGGATACGGTTCAAAATCTGACCTTGAGCATACTGAAGAAAACGGAAGTATTGAGTACGCAAACTCAGAAAAAGTAAGCCCCCGCGCAATTACCCGCGGGAAAGAACAGCTTGGCACTCTTGGTGCGGGTAATCATTTTATTGAACTCCAGGAAGTGGTTGAAGTGTACGACGAAAAAATAGCGAACGCATACGGCCTATGGCTTGGCCAGGCTGTGATGATGATCCATACAGGTTCCCGCGGGCTTGGGTACCAGGTATGCGATGACTACCTCAAAACCATGGGCGATGCGGTAAGGAAGTATGGTATAAGTATTCCCGACCGCCAGCTTGCTTGCGCACCGGTAACCTCGCCCGAAGGGAAAGCGTATTTCGCAGCGATGAGCGCCGCGGCGAATTACGCGTGGGCAAATCGCCAGGTTATCACTCATTGGATACGTGAAAGTTTTGAACATACGTTCCGTATCGGTGCGGGTAAGCTCGGGCTAGACGTTGTATACGACGTTGCGCATAATATCGGTAAAATTGAAGAGCATACGGTTAACGGAAAACTTAAGAAAGTTGTTATCCACAGAAAAGGAGCAACCCGTTCCTTTGCTGCCGGGAGAAGTGAAATTCCAACTGATTACCGTGTATATGGCCAGCCGGTACTCGTTCCGGGCAGTATGGGCACCGCGTCGTACGTTCTCGTAGGGACGGAGAAAGCAATGTCTGAAACCTGGGGTTCCACATGCCACGGTGCGGGCCGCGTGATGTCACGTACGGAAGCGTTAAAACGTAAACGCGGTGAAGATGTTGTTAATGAACTCAATGCACAAGGAATTATGATAAAATCTAAATCACGGAAAACTATTGCAGAAGAAATGCCGCAGGCGTATAAAGACGTTAACGCTGTAGTTGATGTGTGCCATGAGTCCGGTATTGCCCGGCGTGTAGCGCGAATGGTACCCGTTGGGGTTATTAAAGGATAA
- a CDS encoding ATP-binding protein → MNKDQLIQVIEDQQQNRLSAAETVTREKYSDIGPLKKHKNIVIITGIRRCGKSTFLAEVRRKEKHSDYYLNFDDDRLIEFKVPDFQKLYEVFIELYGEQDTFFFDEIQNIEGWERFVRRLHDSNKKVYITGSNASMLSRELGTHLTGRYSQLELYPFSFREYLTCHNIDTGISGINTTPRKSVLKRFFMKYIKDGGFPEYVKTKQADYLKMLYEGILYKDILARYNLSNEKQIKELVYYVASNIGKEISFNSLKTMLGLGSSTTVKEYFSYFENSYLTFLLQKYDVSAKKQVYSNKKVYFIDTAAAEHLGFRFSSDKGRLLENIVFIELKRTGQDVFFHKNAKECDFIIKQGNKIHAALQVCTSLENKETRDRELTGLLEALNYYSLPTGYILTEDEDEVINTNGKKVQVTPIWKWLVNNQWLRY, encoded by the coding sequence ATGAACAAAGACCAGTTGATACAGGTTATCGAAGACCAACAACAAAACCGTCTCAGCGCCGCAGAAACTGTTACGCGGGAAAAATATTCAGATATAGGGCCGTTAAAAAAACACAAAAATATTGTTATCATTACCGGTATAAGAAGATGCGGGAAGTCAACATTTTTAGCGGAGGTCCGGAGGAAAGAAAAACATTCGGACTATTACTTAAACTTTGACGACGACCGGCTGATAGAATTTAAAGTTCCCGACTTCCAAAAACTGTATGAAGTGTTCATCGAACTTTACGGTGAACAAGACACCTTCTTTTTTGATGAAATACAAAATATAGAAGGCTGGGAACGGTTTGTCAGGAGGCTGCATGATTCTAACAAAAAAGTTTACATAACCGGCTCAAACGCTTCGATGTTAAGCAGAGAACTTGGCACACATCTAACCGGACGGTACAGCCAGTTAGAACTTTACCCGTTTTCGTTTAGAGAATACCTTACCTGCCACAACATAGATACCGGTATTTCCGGTATCAATACAACACCCCGCAAATCTGTGTTGAAAAGGTTTTTTATGAAGTATATCAAAGACGGCGGGTTCCCGGAATACGTAAAAACAAAACAAGCCGACTATCTCAAAATGCTATACGAAGGCATACTGTACAAGGATATATTGGCCAGATACAACCTATCAAATGAAAAACAGATTAAAGAACTTGTGTATTATGTTGCGAGCAATATTGGCAAAGAAATAAGTTTTAATTCATTAAAAACAATGTTAGGACTGGGAAGTTCTACGACGGTAAAAGAGTATTTTTCATATTTCGAGAATTCGTACCTAACATTTCTGCTACAGAAATACGACGTTTCAGCAAAGAAACAGGTGTATAGCAACAAAAAAGTGTATTTCATAGATACTGCCGCCGCGGAACATCTAGGATTCAGGTTTTCCTCAGACAAAGGACGGTTATTAGAAAACATCGTGTTTATTGAACTCAAAAGAACCGGGCAGGACGTGTTTTTCCATAAAAACGCTAAAGAATGCGATTTCATAATTAAACAAGGAAACAAAATACACGCAGCGCTTCAGGTATGCACTTCTTTAGAAAACAAAGAAACCCGGGACCGCGAACTAACCGGGCTATTGGAGGCGCTGAACTATTACAGCCTTCCTACGGGATACATTTTAACGGAAGACGAGGACGAGGTTATCAATACTAACGGAAAAAAGGTGCAGGTCACGCCTATTTGGAAATGGCTGGTCAACAATCAGTGGTTGAGGTATTAG
- a CDS encoding archease: MRSDGNNITPREAKYVVFEHTADIGLEIRGVALDDFFRNAAEGMFYIIFGKEVMSLTNPRMECKTAKFNLTAQTGEDLLISWLNELLFRYATEKIVPLNFECIIHEATEKGGDWQVTAKIYYRQFIPKKDVVAMDIKAATYHDLKIRKIGDNYTARIIFDV, from the coding sequence ATGAGAAGTGACGGTAATAATATAACCCCGCGTGAAGCGAAGTATGTAGTGTTTGAGCATACAGCGGATATCGGACTGGAAATCCGCGGGGTAGCATTAGACGATTTTTTTCGTAATGCCGCAGAGGGTATGTTCTACATAATCTTTGGGAAAGAGGTTATGTCGCTTACCAACCCGAGGATGGAATGTAAAACCGCTAAGTTTAACCTCACCGCGCAAACGGGTGAAGACTTACTGATATCCTGGCTGAACGAACTGTTATTCCGGTACGCAACAGAAAAAATAGTTCCCCTTAATTTTGAATGCATAATCCATGAAGCAACAGAAAAAGGCGGGGATTGGCAGGTTACCGCAAAGATATATTACCGCCAGTTTATCCCAAAAAAAGACGTTGTGGCGATGGATATCAAGGCTGCAACGTATCACGATCTTAAGATCAGGAAAATTGGCGATAACTATACCGCGCGTATAATTTTTGACGTGTGA
- the gyrA gene encoding DNA gyrase subunit A produces MVDEKIGGEEKDNQNGQVPEKALPPNVFPRDIEEEMKTSYIDYAMSVIVGRALPDVRDGLKPVHRRILYAMKEMGLNKRSAYKKSARVVGDVLGKYHPHGDSSVYDALVRMVQDFSLRYTLIDGQGNFGSLDGDPPAAMRYTEVRMDTIADELLIDIDKNTVDFVPNYDGSMTEPTVLPARLPNLLVNGSSGIAVGMATNIPPHNLVEIIDGINLLIENPAIEIAELAKVIKGPDFPTGGIIYGKSGIKSYLETGRGSITIRAKAEIEDIKSGKQAIIINEMPYQVNKAQLLSHIAELVRDKKLEDISDLRDESDRDGVRAVIEIKRDGNAQIVLNNLYKHTQMEVSFGVIMLALVNNKPRVLNIKEVLEQYIEYRKVIIVRRTKFELDKADKRAHILEGLRIALDNLDKIIRTIREAKDTDTAREELMLKFKLSKVQSQAILDMRLQQLTGLERKKLEDEYLELIKTIERLKLILSNQKRVLEIIKTELAEIRDKYGDKRKTAIVARTTELTDEDLILKEDVVVSISHAGYIKRIPVNIYRSQRRGGKGITGVIPKEEDFVEDMFVTSTHAYVLFFTNKGRVYWLKVYEIPEASRQAKGKALVNLIRITSEEKVTAYIPVESFENEARKYLLMITKQGTVKKTELVMYSNPRPSGIIAIGLDTGDELIDVKLTDGKQKVFIATRNGKAALYKDEQVRNMGRGAKGVRGIRLEASDIVVGADIVTSDDVILTVTDKGYGKRTEVSEYRLTNRGAKGVTNLKSTDKNGCVVGIRKVNTEQDLMIMTTQGMAIRVPIRNISIIGRATQGVRLIRLDEGDKIAAVASIVKEEEATNGNGEGNGTPPTPASPEGNPVKDEK; encoded by the coding sequence ATGGTAGACGAAAAAATCGGCGGAGAAGAAAAAGATAATCAAAACGGGCAGGTGCCGGAGAAAGCGTTACCGCCAAACGTTTTCCCCAGAGATATTGAAGAAGAGATGAAAACATCGTACATCGACTATGCGATGTCGGTGATTGTTGGCCGTGCGTTACCCGATGTACGGGATGGGTTAAAACCGGTCCACCGGCGGATACTCTACGCGATGAAAGAAATGGGCCTCAATAAACGGTCAGCGTACAAAAAAAGCGCGCGCGTGGTCGGCGATGTTCTTGGTAAATATCATCCTCATGGTGACAGCTCTGTGTATGACGCGCTGGTACGTATGGTCCAGGACTTTTCATTGCGGTACACACTGATTGACGGGCAGGGAAATTTTGGCTCGCTTGACGGTGACCCGCCTGCGGCTATGCGGTATACCGAAGTCAGGATGGATACTATCGCTGATGAATTGTTGATAGATATCGACAAAAACACAGTTGATTTTGTACCAAACTACGACGGGTCAATGACAGAACCTACGGTTTTACCCGCAAGATTACCTAACCTGCTGGTTAACGGTTCATCTGGAATTGCTGTGGGTATGGCAACAAACATACCGCCGCATAATCTTGTAGAAATTATTGACGGAATAAATTTATTAATCGAAAACCCGGCGATAGAAATCGCGGAACTCGCAAAAGTTATCAAAGGGCCGGACTTTCCTACAGGCGGAATTATTTATGGTAAATCCGGAATAAAGAGTTACCTCGAAACAGGCCGTGGAAGTATTACCATCCGCGCAAAAGCTGAGATTGAAGATATTAAAAGCGGGAAACAAGCAATTATCATCAACGAGATGCCGTACCAGGTAAACAAAGCGCAATTGTTAAGCCATATCGCAGAACTTGTGAGAGACAAAAAACTGGAAGATATCTCCGACCTCCGTGATGAATCTGACCGTGACGGTGTACGCGCGGTAATAGAAATTAAACGCGACGGTAATGCGCAGATAGTATTGAATAATTTGTATAAACATACGCAGATGGAAGTCTCCTTTGGCGTAATTATGCTTGCCCTGGTGAACAATAAACCCAGGGTATTGAATATTAAAGAAGTACTGGAACAGTATATAGAGTACCGTAAGGTCATTATTGTCCGGCGGACAAAGTTTGAGTTGGATAAAGCAGATAAACGCGCGCATATCCTTGAAGGTTTACGGATAGCGCTGGATAACCTCGATAAAATTATACGTACGATCCGTGAAGCAAAGGATACGGATACCGCGCGGGAAGAGCTGATGCTGAAATTTAAACTTTCAAAAGTACAGTCACAGGCAATACTCGATATGCGGTTACAGCAGCTTACCGGGTTAGAACGCAAAAAACTTGAAGACGAATATCTTGAGTTAATAAAAACAATTGAGAGATTAAAACTTATACTTTCAAACCAAAAAAGGGTTTTGGAGATAATTAAAACCGAACTTGCGGAGATCAGGGATAAGTACGGCGATAAACGTAAGACCGCGATTGTTGCGAGAACCACTGAACTTACGGATGAAGATCTAATACTTAAAGAAGACGTGGTGGTCAGTATCTCGCATGCAGGATATATCAAACGTATCCCAGTAAATATTTATCGGTCACAACGCCGCGGGGGTAAGGGTATCACCGGTGTTATACCAAAAGAAGAAGATTTTGTGGAGGATATGTTTGTTACCTCCACCCACGCGTATGTATTATTCTTTACAAACAAAGGACGGGTGTACTGGCTGAAAGTATACGAAATCCCGGAAGCCAGCCGTCAGGCAAAAGGCAAGGCGCTGGTGAACCTTATCCGTATAACATCGGAAGAAAAGGTTACCGCCTATATTCCAGTAGAAAGTTTTGAGAATGAAGCCAGAAAGTACTTATTGATGATCACAAAACAGGGTACTGTCAAGAAAACCGAACTTGTGATGTACAGCAACCCGCGGCCAAGCGGGATTATAGCAATCGGGCTGGATACCGGCGATGAGCTTATCGACGTAAAACTTACTGACGGGAAGCAAAAAGTGTTTATTGCCACGCGTAACGGTAAAGCAGCGTTATATAAAGACGAACAGGTGCGTAATATGGGCCGTGGAGCAAAAGGCGTACGCGGGATACGGTTGGAAGCCAGTGATATAGTTGTTGGCGCGGATATAGTTACCTCCGACGATGTGATACTTACTGTTACTGATAAAGGGTATGGCAAGCGTACCGAAGTCAGCGAGTACCGGTTAACCAACCGCGGAGCAAAAGGCGTTACCAACCTCAAGAGTACCGACAAAAACGGTTGTGTTGTTGGTATCCGTAAAGTTAATACGGAACAGGACCTTATGATAATGACAACACAAGGTATGGCAATCCGTGTGCCAATAAGAAACATTTCAATAATTGGCCGTGCGACACAAGGCGTGCGGTTGATACGCCTTGATGAAGGCGATAAAATTGCGGCAGTTGCCAGTATCGTTAAGGAAGAAGAGGCAACTAACGGCAACGGTGAAGGCAATGGCACACCGCCAACCCCGGCAAGCCCTGAAGGTAATCCTGTAAAAGATGAGAAGTGA